The following coding sequences lie in one Bos taurus isolate L1 Dominette 01449 registration number 42190680 breed Hereford chromosome 28, ARS-UCD2.0, whole genome shotgun sequence genomic window:
- the CGN1 gene encoding conglutinin precursor (The RefSeq protein has 1 substitution compared to this genomic sequence) yields the protein MLLLPLSVLLLLTQPWRSLGAEMTTFSQKILANACTLVMCSPLESGLPGHDGQDGRECPHGEKGDPGSPGPAGRAGRPGWVGPIGPKGDNGFVGEPGPKGDTGPRGPPGMPGPAGREGPSGKQGSMGPPGTPGPKGETGPKGGVGAPGIQGFPGPSGLKGEKGAPGETGAPGHAGVTGPSGAIGPQGPSGARGPPGLKGDRGDPGETGAKGESGLAEVNALKQRVTILDGHLRRFQNAFSQYKKAVLFPDGQAVGEKIFKTAGAVKSYSDAEQLCREAKGQLASPRSSAENEAVTQMVRAQEKNAYLSMNDISTEGRFTYPTGEILVYSNWADGEPNNSDEGQPENCVEIFPDGKWNDVPCSKQLLVICEF from the exons ATgcttctcctccctctctccgtGCTGCTCCTGCTCACACAGCCCTGGAGATCCCTGGGAGCAGAAATGACAACCTTTTCTCAGAAAATACTGGCCAATGCCTGTACCCTGGTTATGTGTAGCCCCCTGGAGAGTGGCTTGCCTGGTCATGATGGACAAGATGGGAGAGAATGTCCCCATGGAGAGAAGGGGGATCCAG GTTCACCAGGACCTGCAGGACGAGCAGGAAGGCCTGGATGGGTTGGCCCTATTGGGCCGAAAGGAGACAATGGCTTTGTTGGAGAACCTGGACCAAAGGGAGACACTGGGCCACGTG GGCCTCCAGGTATGCCTGGACCAGCTGGAAGAGAAGGCCCCTCAGGGAAGCAGGGGAGCATGGGACCTCCAGGCACACCAGGCCCCAAAGGAGAGACTGGGCCCAAAG GAGGAGTGGGTGCCCCAggcatacagggcttcccaggccccTCGGGTCTCAAAGGAGAGAAAGGTGCCCCCGGGGAGACTGGAGCCCCTGGACGTGCTGGGGTGACAG GGCCTTCTGGAGCCATAGGTCCACAGGGCCCTTCAGGTGCCAGGGGCCCCCCAGGACTGAAGGGGGACAGAGGTGATCCTGGAGAAACAGGAGCAAAGGGGGAGAGTGGGCTTGCAG AGGTCAATGCTCTCAAGCAGCGGGTGACAATCTTAGATGGACATCTGCGACGCTTCCAAAATGCCTTCAGTCAGTATAAGAAAG CGGTGCTCTTCCCTGATGGCCAGGCTGTCGGGGAGAAGATCTTCAAGACAGCAGGTGCTGTAAAGTCATATTCAGATGCAGAGCAGCTCTGCAGAGAGGCTAAGGGACAGCTGGCCTCCCCACGCTCTTCAGCCGAGAACGAGGCCGTGACACAGATGGTCAGAGCCCAGGAAAAGAATGCTTACCTGAGCATGAATGACATCTCCACGGAGGGGAGGTTCACTTACCCCACTGGGGAAATACTGGTCTATTCCAACTGGGCCGATGGGGAGCCCAACAACAGTGATGAGGGACAACCAGAGAACTGTGTGGAAATCTTTCCTGATGGCAAGTGGAATGACGTACCCTGCAGTAAGCAACTCCTTGTGATCTGCGAGTTTTGa